The following coding sequences are from one Selenomonas sputigena ATCC 35185 window:
- a CDS encoding acyltransferase, with the protein MAKQHLAAIEYIRGISMLGVIGIHVGSQYLMNPASNAHLTALFEIATRFSVPIFFFISAFGIFYNMDLDKPFSYRRFLQKRSRAVVLPYLVWSLFYLLHDGWLYGIGFPAPLSLASIIFFGNAKYQLYFLVILIWFYLLMPLWISIVKHINGKGLLLLFALQVAFNYFSSFNVPFNTMVYGMENPVLKSFLLYRLNYWVLHYVFIFIIGGYLAVHFDAFKAFMHNERKSICLFFAVSLIGLLSYYYFLLSFRNYTQMDAINTAHQLCPLGIVYTLAASLFFFTIFTEQRYPQILNSLFSLLGRHSYFAYLVHPFFIGYMMLALEGRGIIMTAPKAIAFYLATVVLSIAAAAITRSIGERFPMLNMLTLGKR; encoded by the coding sequence ATGGCAAAACAACATCTCGCCGCCATCGAATATATCCGCGGCATTTCCATGCTCGGCGTCATCGGCATCCATGTCGGCTCACAATACTTGATGAATCCCGCATCCAACGCACATCTGACGGCGCTCTTCGAGATTGCCACACGCTTCAGCGTGCCCATCTTCTTCTTCATTTCCGCTTTCGGCATCTTTTACAATATGGATTTGGACAAGCCCTTCAGCTATCGCCGCTTCCTGCAAAAGCGCTCGCGTGCCGTCGTCCTGCCGTATCTCGTCTGGTCTCTCTTCTACCTCCTGCATGACGGCTGGCTTTATGGCATCGGCTTTCCAGCGCCGCTCTCGCTCGCGTCCATCATTTTCTTCGGCAATGCCAAGTACCAGCTTTACTTCCTCGTAATCCTCATTTGGTTCTACCTCCTCATGCCGCTTTGGATTTCCATAGTAAAGCATATCAACGGCAAAGGGCTTCTGCTCCTCTTTGCACTTCAGGTCGCCTTCAACTACTTTTCGAGTTTCAATGTCCCCTTCAATACCATGGTTTACGGCATGGAAAATCCCGTGCTCAAGAGTTTCCTGCTCTATCGCCTCAATTATTGGGTGCTCCACTACGTCTTCATCTTCATCATCGGCGGCTACCTCGCCGTGCATTTCGACGCGTTCAAGGCATTCATGCACAACGAGCGAAAGAGCATCTGTCTCTTCTTCGCGGTGTCCCTCATCGGACTGCTCAGCTATTATTACTTTCTGCTCTCCTTCCGCAATTACACGCAGATGGACGCCATCAACACGGCGCATCAGCTTTGTCCGCTCGGTATCGTCTACACCCTGGCTGCGTCCCTCTTCTTCTTCACGATTTTCACCGAGCAGCGATATCCGCAGATACTCAACTCCCTCTTTTCTCTCCTAGGCAGGCACTCGTACTTCGCCTACCTTGTCCACCCTTTCTTCATCGGCTACATGATGCTTGCGCTCGAAGGGCGCGGCATCATCATGACAGCACCCAAGGCAATCGCCTTTTATCTCGCAACTGTCGTCCTTTCCATCGCGGCGGCTGCAATCACCCGCTCCATCGGAGAACGATTCCCCATGCTGAACATGCTCACCTTAGGGAAGCGCTGA